The following proteins are encoded in a genomic region of Vibrio spartinae:
- a CDS encoding DMT family transporter, whose product MKSPQQPIFPIGVQFMFLSALGFALMTACVKATNQYGIPVFEIVAARALVSLIISYIDVKRKKISIWGNNKPLLFARGAVGTVALMCVYYSVTTLPLAEATILQYVHPVFTALLAVFFLRERVQPATILCILTCLLGLYFILQSDISSDSTTPLPLLSVAFALMGAFGSSIAYVIVKKLSTTEDSSVIIFYFPLVALPIASLLIGDDFVWPDFNITILLILVGIFTQVGQYGLTKAMQTQDAGRAAAFAYVQIVISVLIGIAVFDEIPSIWTLIGGILIVSGALINLFGQRLRLARS is encoded by the coding sequence CTATCGGTGTCCAATTTATGTTTCTGTCGGCTTTGGGATTTGCCCTCATGACGGCATGTGTCAAAGCGACCAATCAGTATGGTATTCCCGTTTTCGAAATTGTTGCTGCCCGAGCACTCGTATCGCTGATCATCAGCTACATCGATGTCAAGCGTAAGAAAATCTCAATTTGGGGCAACAATAAACCGTTGCTGTTTGCCCGGGGCGCTGTCGGTACAGTCGCTCTGATGTGCGTCTATTATTCTGTCACCACACTCCCTTTGGCTGAAGCAACGATTTTACAATATGTCCATCCGGTGTTTACGGCGCTGTTAGCCGTGTTTTTCTTAAGAGAAAGGGTTCAACCGGCAACCATTCTCTGTATTTTGACCTGTCTGCTCGGGCTCTATTTTATCCTACAGTCTGATATATCCTCAGATTCAACCACACCACTCCCCTTGTTGAGCGTCGCATTCGCACTGATGGGCGCATTCGGCAGTTCAATCGCTTATGTCATCGTCAAAAAACTGAGCACGACTGAAGACAGCTCAGTCATTATTTTTTATTTCCCGCTGGTTGCACTCCCGATCGCGTCTTTGCTGATTGGTGATGATTTCGTCTGGCCTGATTTCAATATCACTATTTTACTGATTTTGGTTGGTATATTTACTCAGGTGGGTCAATACGGCCTGACCAAAGCGATGCAGACTCAGGATGCAGGCCGCGCAGCAGCATTCGCTTATGTACAGATTGTTATCTCCGTGCTTATCGGTATCGCTGTATTTGATGAAATCCCATCAATCTGGACGTTGATCGGCGGTATTCTCATCGTCTCCGGTGCACTGATTAACTTGTTCGGACAGCGGTTAAGACTCGCTCGGAGTTGA
- a CDS encoding SRPBCC family protein, with protein MRLISLAVLLLLNLPTSAHATDSSTAPWSLYKTHGSVKIYSHKTATDHREVKAVAIVKAIPGALVALLHDAQRGPEWIANCHQVVIETKSAHERIIHVYYNAPWPVEDRDMVIDSVIHYDPQAQRLTISVQDVGDQYPLERNYVRMKHVSGEWQAIRLNDQQTQISYQGQGRAAGHIPLWLENKLLLSSTYETFLNMTTVIEEKVYQVPLPHSSVALLTN; from the coding sequence ATGAGATTGATTTCACTGGCTGTGTTGCTACTGCTTAACTTGCCCACATCGGCTCATGCCACAGACTCATCGACAGCGCCATGGTCGCTTTATAAAACACATGGCAGCGTCAAAATATACAGCCACAAAACGGCAACGGATCATAGAGAGGTCAAAGCGGTCGCCATTGTTAAAGCGATTCCCGGTGCATTAGTGGCCTTATTGCATGATGCACAACGTGGCCCCGAATGGATTGCAAACTGCCATCAGGTTGTGATTGAAACCAAATCCGCTCATGAACGAATTATCCATGTCTATTATAATGCGCCCTGGCCTGTTGAAGATCGGGACATGGTGATTGATTCCGTGATTCATTATGATCCGCAAGCCCAACGATTAACGATTAGTGTGCAGGATGTGGGTGATCAATATCCTCTGGAACGAAATTATGTGCGCATGAAACATGTCAGTGGTGAGTGGCAAGCAATTCGACTGAACGACCAGCAGACTCAGATCTCGTATCAAGGTCAGGGGCGTGCTGCCGGTCATATTCCGCTCTGGCTGGAAAATAAACTATTATTGAGTTCTACTTATGAGACTTTCTTAAATATGACCACTGTGATTGAAGAAAAAGTCTATCAAGTCCCGCTTCCCCATTCATCAGTCGCATTATTGACGAACTAA
- a CDS encoding fumarate hydratase, whose product MTLIRKEDLISSVADALQYISYYHPLDFVQALKKAYDREESQAAKDAIAQILINSRMSAEGHRPICQDTGIVTCFVNIGMNVQWEGDMTVQEMVDEGVRQAYTNPENPLRASVLHDPAGKRINSRDNTPAVVHINMVPGDQVEIQIAAKGGGSENKTKMAMLNPSDDIAEWVEKTLPAMGAGWCPPGMLGIGIGGTAEKAAVLAKESLMEHIDIQELIDRGPQNAEEELRLDIFNRVNRLGIGAQGLGGLTTVVDVKIKTAPTHAASKPVCLIPNCAATRHIHFTLDGNGPAEFVPPKLEDWPDITWEAGENTRRVNLDQVTKEDVREWKTGETLLLSGKILTGRDAAHKRIQTMLNNGEGLPEGVDLKGKFIYYVGPVDAVGDEVVGPAGPTTSTRMDKFTDMMLDDVGVMGMIGKAERGAATVESIKNHQAVYLMAVGGAAYLVAKAIKKARVVAFEELGMEAIYEFDVEDMPVTVAVDSHGVNAHQTGPDVWKVKIAEAEK is encoded by the coding sequence ATGACACTAATTCGGAAAGAAGATCTCATCAGTAGTGTGGCTGATGCGCTTCAGTATATCTCTTATTACCATCCGCTTGATTTTGTTCAGGCGTTAAAGAAAGCCTATGACCGCGAAGAGAGTCAGGCCGCGAAAGATGCGATCGCCCAGATTCTGATTAACTCGCGCATGTCTGCGGAAGGACACCGTCCAATCTGTCAGGACACGGGTATCGTGACTTGTTTTGTCAATATCGGTATGAATGTCCAGTGGGAAGGTGATATGACCGTTCAGGAAATGGTTGATGAAGGGGTTCGTCAGGCATATACCAATCCGGAAAATCCACTGCGGGCATCGGTATTGCACGACCCAGCCGGGAAACGGATCAATAGCCGTGACAATACACCCGCGGTTGTTCATATCAACATGGTTCCCGGTGATCAGGTTGAGATTCAGATTGCTGCCAAAGGGGGCGGCTCTGAAAACAAAACGAAAATGGCGATGCTCAATCCGTCAGATGATATTGCGGAGTGGGTCGAAAAAACGTTACCAGCAATGGGTGCCGGCTGGTGTCCGCCGGGAATGCTCGGTATCGGTATCGGTGGTACAGCAGAAAAAGCCGCTGTACTGGCAAAAGAATCCTTGATGGAACATATCGATATTCAAGAGCTGATTGATCGCGGCCCACAAAATGCCGAAGAAGAGTTGCGTCTGGATATTTTCAACCGGGTGAATCGTTTAGGAATTGGTGCACAAGGGCTGGGCGGCTTAACCACGGTAGTTGATGTGAAGATCAAAACCGCGCCGACACATGCAGCATCGAAGCCTGTGTGTCTGATTCCGAACTGTGCAGCCACACGTCATATTCATTTCACGCTCGATGGCAACGGCCCGGCTGAGTTTGTTCCGCCTAAGTTGGAAGATTGGCCGGATATTACGTGGGAAGCGGGTGAAAACACGCGTCGCGTTAACCTTGATCAGGTCACGAAAGAAGATGTCCGTGAATGGAAAACCGGTGAAACCCTATTGTTGTCAGGCAAGATTCTGACCGGACGTGATGCGGCACATAAACGTATTCAAACCATGCTAAACAATGGTGAAGGTTTACCTGAAGGTGTTGACCTGAAAGGTAAGTTTATCTATTACGTTGGGCCGGTTGATGCTGTGGGCGATGAAGTTGTTGGCCCTGCGGGTCCGACAACGTCAACACGCATGGACAAGTTTACCGATATGATGCTTGATGATGTGGGTGTGATGGGCATGATTGGTAAAGCGGAACGCGGTGCGGCAACGGTTGAATCGATCAAAAACCATCAAGCGGTTTATCTGATGGCTGTCGGTGGTGCTGCTTACCTCGTTGCCAAAGCCATTAAGAAAGCCCGTGTTGTGGCATTTGAAGAACTGGGCATGGAAGCTATCTACGAATTTGACGTCGAAGATATGCCGGTGACAGTGGCGGTTGATTCTCATGGTGTTAACGCGCACCAGACCGGCCCGGATGTATGGAAGGTCAAAATCGCAGAAGCCGAGAAATAA
- the pabB gene encoding aminodeoxychorismate synthase component 1 — protein MNNAPDQYIEHKSLTYHPQLAIEYFSRIEHLPWSMLLRSPAEHTDSRYDILVAQPVVTLKTQGAVTQIQTSDGYTSSPDDPFELLTHYQNQYAPALDEITAYPFVGGALGYFAYDLGRCVEQLPEQAAQDISLPEMAVGIYRWALVVDHRQQTATLVGTGTDAAAQWLNAQQAVEQPPFRLTSDWQANMTAHEYRDKINAIHEYLHSGDCYQVNLTQRFQAGYTGSEWQAYQQLENENRAPFSAYLRIEEGVILSISPERFLQYKAPVIETKPIKGTMPRSTEQALDQQYAQALATSEKDQSENLMIVDLLRNDIGRVAKPGSVHVPTLFAIESFPAVHHLVSTIQAELDARYTAADLLRACFPGGSITGAPKIRAMEIIEELEPQRRSVYCGSIGYISRDGQMDTSITIRTLIATNQQLYVWAGGGIVADSECASEYQETFDKLSRILPVLSS, from the coding sequence ATGAATAATGCCCCGGATCAATACATTGAACACAAGTCACTCACATATCATCCTCAGCTCGCTATTGAGTATTTCTCTCGTATTGAACATCTGCCTTGGTCGATGCTGCTGCGCTCTCCGGCGGAACATACCGACAGTCGCTACGATATCCTCGTAGCTCAGCCCGTTGTCACGCTAAAAACACAAGGCGCCGTGACTCAGATTCAAACAAGTGACGGCTACACCTCATCACCGGACGACCCGTTCGAACTGCTGACACACTACCAAAATCAATACGCCCCGGCCCTTGATGAAATCACTGCCTATCCGTTTGTCGGTGGCGCACTGGGCTACTTTGCTTATGATTTGGGACGGTGTGTCGAGCAATTACCCGAGCAAGCTGCACAAGATATTTCTCTGCCGGAAATGGCGGTTGGTATTTATCGCTGGGCACTGGTTGTCGATCATCGTCAGCAAACTGCAACATTGGTCGGAACCGGAACAGACGCCGCAGCGCAATGGCTCAATGCCCAACAAGCCGTTGAACAGCCCCCTTTTCGTTTGACATCCGACTGGCAAGCGAACATGACGGCGCATGAGTACCGCGATAAAATCAACGCCATTCATGAATATCTGCATTCGGGAGACTGCTATCAGGTCAACCTGACTCAGCGCTTTCAAGCCGGTTATACCGGCAGTGAATGGCAAGCCTATCAACAATTAGAAAATGAAAACCGGGCACCTTTTTCGGCTTATCTCCGCATTGAAGAAGGCGTCATTTTAAGTATCTCTCCGGAACGTTTTCTACAATATAAAGCACCGGTCATTGAGACCAAGCCCATTAAAGGCACGATGCCGCGTAGTACAGAGCAGGCTCTTGACCAGCAATATGCACAAGCATTAGCCACATCGGAAAAAGATCAATCCGAGAACCTGATGATTGTTGATTTATTACGCAATGACATCGGTCGGGTGGCCAAACCGGGCAGTGTCCATGTCCCAACATTATTTGCAATTGAAAGTTTTCCGGCGGTTCACCATTTGGTCAGTACCATCCAAGCGGAGTTAGACGCCCGTTACACCGCCGCGGATTTGCTGCGCGCCTGTTTTCCGGGCGGTTCCATTACCGGTGCGCCGAAAATCCGGGCGATGGAAATCATTGAAGAGTTGGAACCCCAGCGCAGAAGTGTTTATTGCGGAAGTATCGGTTATATCAGCCGCGATGGTCAGATGGATACCAGTATTACCATTCGCACGCTGATCGCCACAAATCAGCAGCTTTATGTCTGGGCTGGCGGTGGTATCGTCGCTGATAGTGAGTGTGCCAGCGAATATCAGGAAACATTTGATAAACTGAGCCGGATATTACCTGTATTATCATCATAA
- a CDS encoding CoA pyrophosphatase: MHLTRTTILRDFQLRQPSDYASESLSRTKHLSGQNLRKAAVLVAFVERSTGLNVIFTKRAAHLKHHPSQVSFPGGKCERWDESVYATAIREAHEEIGLTQQQVELIGCMPELTTVSRFSVTPVVAFASPRYQVTIDPNEVAEVFEVPADYLLHPRNLHHATFVLKHARHRVFAIPYQRHFIWGVTAQIVHALQKQIPIHTASP; this comes from the coding sequence ATGCATCTGACCCGAACAACGATATTAAGAGATTTTCAACTCCGTCAGCCGAGTGACTATGCCTCGGAATCATTATCGCGGACCAAGCATCTTTCCGGGCAAAACTTACGCAAAGCAGCCGTATTGGTTGCTTTTGTCGAACGATCAACGGGATTAAATGTCATTTTTACCAAACGTGCAGCGCATCTGAAACATCATCCGAGTCAGGTCAGCTTCCCCGGTGGCAAATGTGAACGATGGGATGAATCCGTCTACGCAACCGCGATCCGAGAAGCACACGAAGAGATAGGTCTGACTCAACAGCAGGTTGAGTTAATTGGCTGCATGCCGGAATTAACAACCGTCAGCCGCTTCTCGGTAACCCCCGTCGTGGCATTTGCATCCCCCCGCTATCAAGTCACGATTGACCCAAATGAAGTCGCAGAAGTCTTTGAAGTACCGGCTGATTATTTGCTCCACCCCCGTAATCTTCACCATGCAACGTTTGTCCTGAAACATGCCCGACACCGGGTGTTTGCCATCCCCTACCAACGACATTTTATATGGGGCGTCACTGCTCAGATCGTCCATGCATTACAAAAACAGATACCAATACATACCGCCAGCCCATAA
- a CDS encoding L-serine ammonia-lyase, with product MISVFEIFKIGIGPSSSHTVGPMKAGKQFIDELYQKAILPNVTKITVDVYGSLSLTGKGHQTDTATILGLAGYSPESVEIDQIPHFIRQVEQTEKLPIVCYDYQVDFLKADGMTFHTSNLSLHENGMKIHAWQHDECLYSKTYYSIGGGFIVDEENFGLSIESSDEVPYPYISASELVSQCRESGLSISTLVLENEKALRSQEAIHAHLNKVWQTMKDCIARGMKTEGILPGPLRVPRRSAALNQQLQTSERTSNDPMAVIDWVNMYAFAVNEENAAGGRVVTAPTNGACGIVPAVLAYYDKFIQTVHEQDYIRYLATTGAIGGLYKRNASISGAEVGCQGEVGVACSMAAAGLAELLGASPEQVCMAAEIAMEHNLGLTCDPVAGQVQVPCIERNGIAAVKAINATRMALRRSSAPRVSLDKVIETMLETGKDMNAKYRETSQGGLAVKVTC from the coding sequence ATGATTAGTGTTTTTGAGATTTTTAAAATCGGCATAGGGCCGTCAAGCTCTCATACGGTAGGGCCAATGAAGGCCGGAAAACAGTTCATTGACGAGCTATACCAGAAAGCAATTTTACCCAATGTAACGAAGATTACGGTTGATGTTTATGGCTCTCTGTCGTTGACAGGGAAAGGCCACCAAACCGATACCGCAACCATTCTCGGTCTAGCCGGGTATAGCCCCGAATCTGTAGAAATCGATCAGATTCCCCATTTTATCCGCCAAGTCGAACAGACAGAGAAACTCCCTATCGTCTGCTATGACTATCAAGTCGATTTTCTCAAAGCCGATGGGATGACATTCCACACCAGTAATCTGTCTCTGCATGAGAATGGCATGAAAATTCATGCTTGGCAGCATGATGAGTGCCTCTACTCCAAGACGTATTACTCAATCGGCGGTGGATTCATTGTCGATGAAGAAAATTTTGGGCTGTCAATCGAATCATCTGACGAGGTGCCCTACCCTTATATCAGTGCCTCAGAATTGGTCAGCCAGTGTCGTGAATCGGGGTTATCCATCAGCACTCTGGTGTTAGAGAATGAAAAAGCACTGCGCTCCCAAGAAGCGATTCATGCACACCTGAACAAAGTCTGGCAGACCATGAAAGACTGTATCGCCAGAGGCATGAAAACTGAAGGTATTCTTCCCGGACCATTGCGAGTCCCCCGACGTTCAGCGGCACTCAACCAACAACTGCAAACGTCAGAACGAACATCCAACGATCCGATGGCCGTGATCGACTGGGTGAACATGTATGCCTTTGCCGTCAACGAAGAAAATGCTGCCGGCGGACGCGTGGTCACAGCACCGACCAATGGTGCTTGCGGCATCGTCCCGGCGGTGCTGGCCTACTACGATAAGTTTATTCAGACCGTGCATGAACAGGATTATATTCGCTATCTGGCAACGACGGGCGCCATTGGCGGACTCTACAAACGCAATGCATCGATCTCAGGCGCAGAAGTCGGTTGTCAGGGCGAGGTCGGTGTCGCCTGCTCCATGGCCGCAGCGGGGTTGGCAGAGCTGTTAGGCGCTAGTCCGGAACAAGTCTGTATGGCCGCAGAAATTGCCATGGAACATAACCTTGGTCTGACGTGTGATCCGGTTGCCGGTCAGGTACAAGTGCCTTGTATCGAAAGGAATGGCATCGCAGCGGTCAAAGCCATCAATGCAACACGTATGGCGCTGAGACGCTCTTCTGCACCACGGGTGTCTCTGGATAAAGTGATCGAAACTATGCTCGAAACCGGTAAAGATATGAATGCAAAATATCGTGAAACGTCACAAGGTGGCCTCGCGGTCAAAGTCACTTGCTAA
- the queD gene encoding 6-carboxytetrahydropterin synthase QueD, with protein MIIYKEFTFEAAHHLPYVPEGHKCGRLHGHSFLVRVSVEGEVDPQTGWVIDFADIKAAFKPIYQRLDHYYLNEIEGLENPTSEVLARWIWHELKPTLPLLSQLEVKETCTAGCVYRGE; from the coding sequence ATGATCATATATAAAGAGTTTACATTTGAAGCCGCCCATCATCTGCCTTATGTGCCTGAAGGCCACAAATGTGGACGTCTTCATGGGCACTCTTTTCTGGTTCGGGTTAGCGTTGAGGGCGAGGTTGATCCTCAGACTGGCTGGGTCATCGATTTTGCAGACATCAAGGCTGCGTTTAAACCGATTTATCAACGCCTCGATCATTATTATTTGAATGAGATTGAAGGGTTGGAGAATCCGACCAGTGAAGTGCTGGCTCGTTGGATCTGGCATGAATTGAAACCAACTTTGCCATTGCTCAGCCAGCTCGAAGTGAAAGAGACCTGTACGGCCGGATGCGTTTATCGCGGAGAATAA
- a CDS encoding hybrid-cluster NAD(P)-dependent oxidoreductase — MNTPNNTPAISNSFIPVTTQTWSNGRHVVRCVKAIQETWDTKTFCFMADQPIMFFFKPGQFVTLELEIAGEQIFRSYTISSPPSVPYSFSITVKRVPGGLVSNWLHDNMDEGFELAVHGPVGNFNSIDFPAEKILLLSGGVGITPVMSMARWAYDTNTDVNIVFVHSARTPRDVIFHRELEFMSSRISNFNLHLICERLESGQNWSGYRGFFDEIKLKMMAPDFMEREIFCCGPTPYMKAVRAMLENAGFDMRNYHEEAFGATPDVVEEQAAHDAEVAAEEAEAILPSEMIEVVFTASDKTVQIAPGETVHSAAAKVGLTIPKACGMGICGTCKVKKLKGDVEMTHNGGITDEDVEEGYILSCCSVPQGDVMVEY; from the coding sequence ATGAATACCCCGAACAACACACCAGCCATTAGCAATTCATTTATTCCCGTTACGACACAAACATGGAGCAACGGTCGTCATGTTGTGAGATGTGTGAAGGCGATACAAGAAACGTGGGATACCAAAACATTCTGTTTTATGGCTGATCAGCCGATTATGTTCTTTTTTAAACCGGGTCAATTCGTCACATTAGAACTTGAGATTGCAGGTGAACAGATCTTCCGTTCATATACGATATCCAGCCCGCCGTCTGTGCCTTATAGTTTCTCTATTACGGTAAAACGTGTTCCCGGTGGGTTGGTGTCAAATTGGTTGCATGACAATATGGACGAAGGGTTTGAGCTGGCCGTTCACGGTCCGGTCGGCAACTTCAATAGCATTGATTTCCCGGCAGAAAAGATTTTGCTGTTATCCGGTGGGGTGGGGATTACGCCGGTGATGTCGATGGCACGCTGGGCGTATGATACCAACACTGATGTCAATATTGTGTTTGTGCATAGCGCCAGAACGCCTCGGGATGTGATCTTCCACCGGGAGCTGGAGTTTATGTCTTCGCGAATTTCTAACTTCAACTTACATCTGATTTGTGAAAGGTTGGAGTCAGGACAGAACTGGTCAGGATACCGGGGCTTTTTCGATGAAATTAAACTGAAAATGATGGCACCTGATTTTATGGAGCGAGAAATTTTCTGTTGTGGGCCGACGCCATACATGAAGGCTGTGCGTGCGATGCTGGAAAATGCTGGCTTTGACATGCGCAATTATCATGAAGAAGCCTTCGGTGCGACCCCGGATGTCGTTGAAGAGCAGGCGGCTCACGATGCGGAAGTTGCTGCTGAAGAAGCAGAAGCGATTCTCCCAAGTGAAATGATTGAAGTCGTGTTTACAGCCAGTGACAAAACCGTCCAGATTGCACCGGGAGAAACCGTGCACTCGGCTGCTGCCAAAGTGGGGCTGACGATTCCGAAAGCTTGCGGGATGGGGATCTGCGGTACCTGTAAGGTGAAAAAACTGAAAGGTGATGTTGAGATGACGCACAACGGTGGGATCACTGACGAAGATGTTGAAGAGGGATATATCCTGTCGTGTTGCAGTGTGCCGCAGGGTGATGTCATGGTTGAGTATTGA
- a CDS encoding aromatic ring-hydroxylating oxygenase subunit alpha — protein MTQNDLLNISYASLDIARDKMTELLSERQPNYSLPRPLYNDPLMFRVDVEEIFQKEWLFVGMTSEIPSKGDYFTVEIAQNPVLIVRDADGSVNAFHNTCRHRGSRICLEHRGKVANLVCPYHQWTYNTKGNLLFAGTEMGDDFDMSKHKLHAVHCKTAGGFIFICLGENPPESDFDEFLATLEEYMEPYDVENTKLAVESNMYEKANWKLVLENNRECYHCSGSHPELLNTLLEWDDTNDPRASAEFLAHYQRMANEWDAEKIPHEHKNFGARNRLVRMPLKEGTEVMTIDGNHGCEKLLGRIKNRQLGSLRILHLPNSWNHMQSDHFIVFRVLPISAQESLVTTKWFVHKDALEGQDYDPERLRQVWDATNDQDRILGEENQRGINSLAYQPGPYSQTFEFGVINFVDWYSDSVLNNLKEK, from the coding sequence ATGACACAGAATGATTTACTCAATATTAGCTATGCAAGTTTGGATATAGCCCGCGATAAAATGACCGAACTACTGAGTGAACGTCAACCGAATTACTCATTACCACGTCCCTTATATAATGATCCGTTGATGTTCCGGGTTGATGTAGAAGAGATCTTCCAAAAAGAGTGGTTGTTTGTCGGGATGACCAGTGAGATCCCCAGTAAAGGAGACTATTTTACTGTTGAAATTGCTCAAAACCCGGTTCTGATTGTTCGCGATGCCGATGGTTCTGTGAATGCGTTTCACAATACCTGCCGACATCGTGGTTCACGCATTTGTCTCGAACATCGGGGAAAAGTTGCCAATCTTGTCTGTCCTTATCACCAATGGACATACAACACCAAAGGCAATTTGCTCTTTGCCGGCACAGAAATGGGGGATGATTTTGACATGTCAAAACATAAGCTCCACGCAGTTCACTGTAAAACTGCGGGCGGCTTTATTTTCATCTGTCTTGGTGAAAATCCCCCTGAATCTGACTTCGATGAATTTCTGGCAACCCTCGAAGAATACATGGAACCGTATGATGTCGAAAACACCAAGCTAGCGGTTGAGTCAAACATGTATGAAAAAGCTAACTGGAAGCTGGTCCTGGAAAACAACCGTGAGTGTTATCACTGTTCCGGAAGCCATCCAGAGCTATTGAATACGCTGCTGGAATGGGATGATACCAATGATCCTCGCGCCTCAGCAGAATTCCTTGCCCACTACCAGCGCATGGCAAACGAATGGGATGCTGAGAAAATCCCGCATGAGCACAAAAACTTCGGGGCTCGTAACCGTCTGGTTCGTATGCCACTCAAGGAAGGCACTGAAGTGATGACCATTGATGGTAACCACGGTTGTGAGAAACTACTGGGACGAATTAAGAACCGTCAACTCGGCTCGCTCCGTATCCTGCATTTGCCTAACTCGTGGAACCACATGCAAAGTGACCATTTTATTGTCTTTCGTGTCTTGCCGATTTCAGCACAGGAAAGTCTGGTCACCACCAAATGGTTCGTGCACAAAGATGCGCTCGAAGGTCAGGACTATGATCCGGAGCGGCTACGTCAGGTTTGGGATGCAACCAATGATCAGGACCGAATTCTGGGAGAGGAGAACCAACGCGGCATTAATTCACTTGCTTATCAACCGGGACCTTATTCACAAACCTTTGAATTTGGCGTAATTAACTTTGTCGATTGGTATTCGGATAGCGTATTGAATAACCTAAAAGAGAAATAA